A stretch of Zootoca vivipara chromosome 13, rZooViv1.1, whole genome shotgun sequence DNA encodes these proteins:
- the KIAA1671 gene encoding uncharacterized protein KIAA1671 homolog isoform X2, protein MEYYYCPNVLKSLRSLWDQLKQCFGRPAAEAKDTDTLVQETDSQYGTWSDQRPRVDSFVPESPSSESNVASAWKEPPSSRFSSFSSQTDSASATDQHNSSRDHRGTSPDRFSTDVESADGAKAPAPTGAGSDFSFLEQTPVLDSSLLKTRVQLSKRRRQHRAPISHSLRRSTGEDTEQRLSVTEEADSTWLFKDSTAENSAKKEDSGEEGNPQPTERSPVSQLQRLPVFPGMDHSALKAQLRKRQEPDGTGEGSPVQLSKSPKFPFQAGVPGGRVLPVGTEKEERSEEQSPQWLKELKSKKRQSQYENQV, encoded by the exons GATCAGCTGAAGCAGTGCTTTGGCAGGCCAGCTGCAGAAGCCAAGGACACCGACACACTTGTGCAAGAGACGGATAGCCAGTATGGCACCTGGAGCGACCAGCGGCCCAGAGTGGACAG CTTTGTGCCAGAGTCCCCTTCCTCAGAAAGCAACGTGGCTTCAGCCTGGAAGGAGCCCCCCAGCAGCCGGTTCTCGTCCTTCTCCTCGCAAACAGATTCTGCCTCTGCAACTGACCAGCACAACTCCTCCAGGGACCACAGGGGCACCAGTCCAGACCGCTTCAGCACGGACGTAGAATCTGCGGACGGGGCTAAGGCCCCTGCGCCCACAGGGGCCGGCTCAGACTTCTCCTTCCTGGAG CAAACTCCTGTGCTGGACTCCAGTCTCTTGAAAACCCGCGTGCAGCTCAGCAAAAGGAGGCGCCAACACCGAGCCCCAATTTCCCACTCGCTCAGAAGAAGCACCGGGGAAGACACGGAGCAGCGGCTCTCTGTGACAGAAGAGGCAGACAGCACGTGGTTGTTCAAGGACTCCACAG CAGAAAACTCAGCCAAGAAAGAAGACTCTGGTGAGGAAGGAAACCCACAGCCAACAGAGAGGTCGCCTGTCTCTCAGCTGCAGAGGCTCCCCGTCTTTCCAGGGATGGACCACTCAGCCCTCAAG GCTCAGCTCAGGAAAAGACAAGAACCAGATGGAACAGGAGAAGGCAGCCCCGTGCAGTTGTCCAAGTCACCAAAATTCCCGTTTCAGGCTGGAGTTCCTGGTGGCAGGGTTCTGCCTGTTGGCACGGAGAAAGAAGAGAG GTCGGAGGAGCAGTCTCCACAGTGGCTGAAGGAGCTGAAGTCCAAGAAGAGGCAGAGCCAATACGAGAACCAAGTGTGA
- the KIAA1671 gene encoding uncharacterized protein KIAA1671 homolog isoform X3, translated as MFRSLWAKLTYPVDQLKQCFGRPAAEAKDTDTLVQETDSQYGTWSDQRPRVDSFVPESPSSESNVASAWKEPPSSRFSSFSSQTDSASATDQHNSSRDHRGTSPDRFSTDVESADGAKAPAPTGAGSDFSFLEQTPVLDSSLLKTRVQLSKRRRQHRAPISHSLRRSTGEDTEQRLSVTEEADSTWLFKDSTAENSAKKEDSGEEGNPQPTERSPVSQLQRLPVFPGMDHSALKAQLRKRQEPDGTGEGSPVQLSKSPKFPFQAGVPGGRVLPVGTEKEERSEEQSPQWLKELKSKKRQSQYENQV; from the exons ATGTTCAGATCCTTGTGGGCAAAGTTAACCTATCCAGTA GATCAGCTGAAGCAGTGCTTTGGCAGGCCAGCTGCAGAAGCCAAGGACACCGACACACTTGTGCAAGAGACGGATAGCCAGTATGGCACCTGGAGCGACCAGCGGCCCAGAGTGGACAG CTTTGTGCCAGAGTCCCCTTCCTCAGAAAGCAACGTGGCTTCAGCCTGGAAGGAGCCCCCCAGCAGCCGGTTCTCGTCCTTCTCCTCGCAAACAGATTCTGCCTCTGCAACTGACCAGCACAACTCCTCCAGGGACCACAGGGGCACCAGTCCAGACCGCTTCAGCACGGACGTAGAATCTGCGGACGGGGCTAAGGCCCCTGCGCCCACAGGGGCCGGCTCAGACTTCTCCTTCCTGGAG CAAACTCCTGTGCTGGACTCCAGTCTCTTGAAAACCCGCGTGCAGCTCAGCAAAAGGAGGCGCCAACACCGAGCCCCAATTTCCCACTCGCTCAGAAGAAGCACCGGGGAAGACACGGAGCAGCGGCTCTCTGTGACAGAAGAGGCAGACAGCACGTGGTTGTTCAAGGACTCCACAG CAGAAAACTCAGCCAAGAAAGAAGACTCTGGTGAGGAAGGAAACCCACAGCCAACAGAGAGGTCGCCTGTCTCTCAGCTGCAGAGGCTCCCCGTCTTTCCAGGGATGGACCACTCAGCCCTCAAG GCTCAGCTCAGGAAAAGACAAGAACCAGATGGAACAGGAGAAGGCAGCCCCGTGCAGTTGTCCAAGTCACCAAAATTCCCGTTTCAGGCTGGAGTTCCTGGTGGCAGGGTTCTGCCTGTTGGCACGGAGAAAGAAGAGAG GTCGGAGGAGCAGTCTCCACAGTGGCTGAAGGAGCTGAAGTCCAAGAAGAGGCAGAGCCAATACGAGAACCAAGTGTGA